A region of the Terriglobales bacterium genome:
GCCCTCGGCGCGCACGTACTCGGTCACCTCGGAGGGCAGTTGCGCCAGGTGCTCGGGCGTGATCACCTCGGCGTGCTCGCTCCGCACCCGCTCCCAGAACTCGCCCTGGACGCGCACCTCGGGCAGGCCGCGCAGGTGGCCGTGCGCCGCCCGCCGCCGCAGCGACTCGCTGGACTCGTCGAACAGGTAGACGCCTCCGGTGTCGGTCTGGAACAGCTCCACCAGGTGGCGCAGGGTCACGTTGAGGATCTCGTCCAGGTCCAGGGACTGGGTGCCCGCCACCGCGATGGCGTTCAGGGCGTAGAGCTCGCGGTTGCGGCGCCGCAGCTCGTCCTCCGCCCGCCTCTTCTCGGTGATGTCGAGGAGGAAGCCCTGATAGCGCACGATCTTGCCGCGGGCGTCGCGGGTGGCGATGCTGGTCTCCAGTGCCCGGATCAGGCTGCGGTCCTTGCGCCGCAGCGTGACCTCGTAGTTGCGCACCGCCCCCCGCGTGGCCATCTCCCGGCGGAAGATCTCGCGCTCCTGCTGCGAGGCGTAGATCTGCCGCCCCACGTCCAGGGTCAGCACCTCTTCCCGGCTGTCGTAGCCCAACAGCTTCACGAAGGCGTCGTTGCAATCCAGCAGCCGCCCTCCCGGCGTGGAGATGAAGACCCCTTCCTGCACCTGCTGGAACAACTGCCGGTAGCGCTCCTCGGCGGCGTGCCGCTCGCTGAGGTCGGTGATGACGTGCACCGTGCCCAGCGTGTCCCCACCCTCGCTGTAGGACGAGGTTGAGGTCAGGGAGAAGCCGCCGAAGCAGGGATCGGGCGCGTCGCCCAGGTTGGAGGCGGGCGCGCCGCAGTAGGGGCAACCGTTCCAGGGGCCGGCCTGGGGCAGCACCTCCTGGCACAGCCGGTCCAGCACCTCGTGGTGGTGCAACCCCAGTCGCTTGAGCAGGGCGCGGTTGGCGCGCAGGATGCGGAACTCCGGGGTGTGGACGAAGATGGCGTCCTTGATGGAGTCGAAGGTGTTGACCCACTGGCGGCGCGAGCGCAGCATCTGGTCGAACAGCCGCAGGTTCTCGCCCGCGATCCCGATCTGATTGGCGGTGGCGCTCAGGAACTGCATCTCGTCGGTGGTGTAGGTGTGAGGCTGGGCGAAGCCCAGCAGCACCGTGCCCAGCACCGAGGCCTTGCCCTGCACGGGCAGCAGGATGACGTGGTCGAAGCCGTCGGCGCGCAGCCGCTCCCGGGTCTCCGGGTCGGCTCCGGCCGCCCGGATCATGGCGGGCATGCCGCTGCGCAGCGCCCGCCCGCTGGAACTCTGGTCCGCGCGGATGCTCCGGCGGGCGCGCAGGTAGCTCTCCGGCAGCCCCACGTGCTCGCCCAGTACCAACTGGTCGCCTTCCAGCAGGCGGAACCAGGCCGCGCTCGCTCCCATCAATTGCCGCAGCTCGCTCAGCGCCGCGTGCATCATGGGATGGAACTCCTGCGCCTGGGCCACCACCCGGGCGATGGCGTTGACGGCATTCAGGCGCCGCGCCCGGCCCTGGGCGTCGTCCATCACCATCAGCAGCAGGCTCAACCCCAGCGTCAGGTCGACGGCCACGTCGAGCACGGCCCAGGCGCGGGCCGCTCCCCCGCCCTCCTGCATGTGCAGGCCGAGCAAGGCCAAGGCCAGCAGCCAGGGCGCCACCACCCCGCGTCCCAGGCTGAAGCGCGCCAATTCGAAGGCCGCGCCCGCCGCGATCACGAAGTAGAGCGCGTAGAGCAGATAGAGCAGCGGGAGCGACTGCGGCCACCACACCGCCCGCAGGATGGCCACATCCAGCGCCACCAGCGCCACCACCCCGTAGGGCAGCAGGCCGCGGCGATGGTTGGTGTAGCGGAAGAGCGTGACCGCGAACAGGACCAGGGCGGCCAGAAAGAAGATGTGCGCCAGGGCCGTCCAGCCCGCCCGCGGCCGCAGCACCTCGGAGGACTCCGCCGCCAGGCGGGAGAAGAGGAAGGCCAGCCACCCCAGGGTCCAGGTCAGCAGGTAGCGCTGGCGGAAGGTGCGGTAGACCAGCAGCCCGCCGGCCAGGTTCAGCAGGACGGCCGACACCTCCGCCAGGAAGCCCACGGCTACCAGTTGTTGGAGGTTAGCCCCGGTAAGAGCGGCCGGTATCATGGCGTCGCCCGAGCAAACGCCAATGTATATCACGGTTTGCCCGCCCGGCACCCCCTTCTTCCCCGGCCGCATTGTCTTTCAAGGAACTGCGTGTACAATGAGTTCCCCCCTGACAAGGTGGAGGACCCTGCCACGATGTCGGCCGAACGGATCCTGGTCGTCGACGACGAAGAAGCTATCCGCGAGATCGTCACCTCCATGCTGAGTTCCGCCGGCTACAACTGCCGCCAGGCTACCTCCGGCATGGACGCCCTCAAGACCCTCGAAAGTGGGGCGGAATTCGAGCTCATGCTCTCCGACCTGATGATGGCGGAGCTGGACGGCATCGGCCTGCTGGAGCGCACCAAGGAGCAGTATCCCGACATGCCGGTGGTGATGGTCACCGCCGTGCACGACATCTCCGTCGCCCTGGCCGCCATCCGCAACGGCGCCTACGACTACCTGCTCAAGCCCTTCGAGCGCGAGCAGTTGCTGGCCACCGTGCGCCGCGCCCTGGAGAACCGCCGCCTCAAGCTGGAGAACCGCGCCTACCAGTCCAACCTGGAGTCGCTGGTGGCGGCCCGCACCGAGCAGTTGCGCCAGGCCATGATGGACCTGGAGCGCTCCTACGACATCACCCTGGAAGCCCTGGGCGACGCCCT
Encoded here:
- a CDS encoding GAF domain-containing protein, which produces MIPAALTGANLQQLVAVGFLAEVSAVLLNLAGGLLVYRTFRQRYLLTWTLGWLAFLFSRLAAESSEVLRPRAGWTALAHIFFLAALVLFAVTLFRYTNHRRGLLPYGVVALVALDVAILRAVWWPQSLPLLYLLYALYFVIAAGAAFELARFSLGRGVVAPWLLALALLGLHMQEGGGAARAWAVLDVAVDLTLGLSLLLMVMDDAQGRARRLNAVNAIARVVAQAQEFHPMMHAALSELRQLMGASAAWFRLLEGDQLVLGEHVGLPESYLRARRSIRADQSSSGRALRSGMPAMIRAAGADPETRERLRADGFDHVILLPVQGKASVLGTVLLGFAQPHTYTTDEMQFLSATANQIGIAGENLRLFDQMLRSRRQWVNTFDSIKDAIFVHTPEFRILRANRALLKRLGLHHHEVLDRLCQEVLPQAGPWNGCPYCGAPASNLGDAPDPCFGGFSLTSTSSYSEGGDTLGTVHVITDLSERHAAEERYRQLFQQVQEGVFISTPGGRLLDCNDAFVKLLGYDSREEVLTLDVGRQIYASQQEREIFRREMATRGAVRNYEVTLRRKDRSLIRALETSIATRDARGKIVRYQGFLLDITEKRRAEDELRRRNRELYALNAIAVAGTQSLDLDEILNVTLRHLVELFQTDTGGVYLFDESSESLRRRAAHGHLRGLPEVRVQGEFWERVRSEHAEVITPEHLAQLPSEVTEYVRAEGLQSWLWVIMWAKDKIIGVLGISSRSPREFSAGDQNLMIAIGRQVATTIDKVHLYEETCKAYEDLRRTQEQLLQSEKMSAVGQLISGVAHELNNPLTAILGYAQLLEQEPLEERHRDFVEKLHRQARRTHRIVQNLLSFARQRKPQKTEVDLRTVLEDTLALRDYDLRLNNITVERDYQARLPMVYADAHQVEQVFLNIINNSVDAMLDAANGGMLRARIFAEHGHVCTEVRDSGPGIRDPKRVFDPFYTTKSIGKGTGLGLSICYGIVKEHGGEIVATNHPEGGAVFTVRLPLAAEPKPAVPPAWAAGESALLRGRILIVDDELSVLEFEREVLLGVGAEVVAVDSGDEAIACLGAEEFDAILLDGKMPGRWDGPDIYRWVEENRPAMTQRVLLAVSDLSDAKIRRFLETTRCPCIVKPFEVKDLIALTRRLLQKRERAATPADAD